GCTGTTCGCGACGGTCGTCTGGCTCGCCTGGGTGCTCGGCCGGCAGGCCGGCGTGGGCGCGCTGGTCGCGCTGCTCGCCGCGTGCACCCTGCTCGCCTTCGGGCTGTGGGCGCTCGGCCGGTTCGGCACCCTGGCGGCGCCGACGGGTCGCCGCCGCCTCGCGCAGGGGCTCGCGATCGCCGCCGCGGCTGGCGCGGTGGCGCTCGTCTCGGGTGCATCGACGCAGGGCGTCGTGCAGGCGGGGAGCGCGACGTCGGCGGAGGGTGCCGCCGGCGCGCTGCCCTGGCAGGCGTATGACGCTACGTCGTTCCAGGCGCAGCGCGACAGCGGCCGCGTGGTGCTGGTCGACTTCACGGCGGACTGGTGCCTCACCTGCAAGGTCAACGAGCGCGTGGCATTCGGTTCCGGGGCGGTGCGCGCCGCGATCCGCGAGCACGGCGTGACGCTGCTGCGCGCCGACTGGACGACCCGCGATCCCGCCGTGACGCGCGCGCTCGCCGCGTTCGGGCGCAACAGCGTCCCGTTCGTCGTCATCTACCCGCGGGCGCGCGATGCGGCGCCCATCGTCCTCCCGACGCTGCTCACGCCGGGCATCGTCACGAGCGCGCTCGAACGCGCCGCGGCGTCACCGTCGTGAGTCCAGACGCCCGCCGGGTCGACCGGCGGCCGAATCCATCCATCACTGGCCCTGAAGGCAACCCTCATGACTTCCAAGACCACGCCCACCCGGCGCTCCCGAAAGCTCCTCATCCTCGCCGCGGTTGGCGGCGCCCTGCTGATGGCCGCCCTCATCACCGTCCGCCGCATCGCCGCCGCCCACGCGGACCCGGAGAGCCTGCCGGAACTCCTGACGGTCGGCGGCCCCGCGCCGGCGTTCACGGCGACCGACACGCGCGGCCGGCCGCACTCGCTCGCAGGCTATGCCGGCAAGTGGGTCGTCCTCGAGTGGTTCAACCACGGATGCCCGGCCACGAAGAAGCACTACGCCGTGGTGAACGGGGTCGGGAACACGCAGGCGATGCAGCAGGAGTACACCCGGCGCGGGGTGGTCTGGCTCTCGGTCGTGTCGTCGGGTCCGGGAAGACAGGGGTACACGAGCGCGAAGAAGGCCGAGGACCAGGCCCGCGAAAAGGGCGCGGCGCCCACGGCCATCATCCGCGACACGGCGGGCGTGCTCGGACGGCTCTACGGCGCCCGCAACACGCCGCAGTACATGGTCATCGATCCCCAGGGCGTGCTTCGCTACAGGGGCGCGATCGACGACCGGAACACGCCGAGGGCCCAGGACATCCCGGGAGCCACGAACTACGTCCGCGCCGCGCTGGACGCGGGGCTGGCGGGCAGGCCGATCGCGGTGGCCCAGACCCAGCCCTACGGCTGCGAAGTGAAGTATTGAGCGCCGAGCGGATGGCGGCCTTTTCGCGGCGGGCCACCCTCGGCTGGAGTGGCGACCTCCTCCGGGGCATGGGCCCGGTGACTGCGGGAAGCGACGCGTCGGCGCGGCGGAACATCATCCAGGGAGCTGGCGCCTGAAGTCCTGGCTGGGCGAGCGCCCGACGTCGTCGGACCTGGCGAACCGGCCCTCGTGGTCGCGGCCCCGCCCCTGACGCTGATCACGCGTCCAGGGCCAGGGACATCGCGGGGGCGACAAACTACGTCCGCGCCGCGCTTGACGCCGGCCTCGCGGGGAACCCCATTGCAGTCGCGCAGACGCAGCCCTGCGGCCGCGACGTGAAGTACTGATCGCGCCTGACGCGTTCACGCGGAGGGGAACCACCAGTCGTGCATCAGCGCGTCCTCGGACGCGCTCCCCACGAACCGTGACGAAAACGTCCCATCACGAACGGGCTGGAACACACGGCCGCCTCACGCCCGACGGCCTGGGTCTCCATCGCCTCGTCGTGCGGAACGCGGTGGAACTTCATCCAGGGAGCTGACAGATGGAGACGACGAAGGCACTCTTCGCGGGCGCGACGGTGGCGGCCTCCGCGCTGCTCTGGGCGGCCCGCACGCCCAGCGCGCAGCCTGCCCCCGGCGGGATCCCGATCGATCGCGACGACATCGCGGGGGTGGTGACGGGGGCGGGCGGCCCCGAGGCGG
This region of Longimicrobium sp. genomic DNA includes:
- a CDS encoding redoxin domain-containing protein, whose product is MTSKTTPTRRSRKLLILAAVGGALLMAALITVRRIAAAHADPESLPELLTVGGPAPAFTATDTRGRPHSLAGYAGKWVVLEWFNHGCPATKKHYAVVNGVGNTQAMQQEYTRRGVVWLSVVSSGPGRQGYTSAKKAEDQAREKGAAPTAIIRDTAGVLGRLYGARNTPQYMVIDPQGVLRYRGAIDDRNTPRAQDIPGATNYVRAALDAGLAGRPIAVAQTQPYGCEVKY